CGGCGTGCCCGCGGTGCAGGTGCTCGACCCCGCCACCAACCAGTGGAGCGCGCCGGTTCCCACGGGCGTGTCGCCGCACATCGCCCAGCACTTCGCCGGAATGGCCAGCGGCGTGGTGGTAGTGCAGGGCCCGGGCGAAGTCATGCTGTTCGACCCGGCCACGCGCGCTGCGGTGCGCAGCATCGGCGTGGGCAAGCAGCCGCACTGGCTCGATCTGTCGGCGGACGGCAAGAAGCTGTGGGTCAGCAACGAAGGCTCGAACGATGTCAGCGTGGTCGATCTCGCGGGCGGACCGGTGCACACGGTGGCGGTGGGCAATGCGCCGCGCAAGGTCGCGGTGCAGCGAGTCGCGGCGACCGAGGCCGCGCACGCCGGTGGCTCCAGCCACGTGGCTATCCGCAACTTCGCCTTCGAGCCCGCGCAGATCACCGTCAAGGCCGGCGAGCGCGTGACCTGGCAGAACGACGACGGCGCGCCGCACGGCGTGGTCTTCAAGGACGGCTCGACGGGCATCGACCTGCTGCTGCCCGGCAAGGCTTTCGTCCGCAGCTTCGACAAGCCGGGCGTGTACGACTACGTCTGTTCGGTGCACCCGTACATGACGGCGCGGGTCACCGTGGTGGCGGCGCAGCCCCGGTCGTGACCGGCTTCCCGATTGACAGGAGCGAGTGAACCGGACGACATTGCAGCGGATGATCAATGCAGATATCGCGTGTAGATGACGGTGGAAAAACTCTCGCGCCGACGCCTGCTGTGCAGCGGGCTGGCGGCCGCTTCGCTGGGCCATCCCTTCCTCAGGCTGAATGCGCAACCGGCGTCGCGCGAGTTGTTGTTCACGCTGGGCGTGGCCTCGGGCACACCACGCCCCGACGGCTTCGTGCTCTGGACGAGGCTGGCGCCCGAGCCCTTGCAAGGCGGCGGCATGGGCGATGCGCCGGTCGAGGTGCGCTGGGAGGTCGCGGACGACGACAGCTTCAGACGCGTCGTGGCCAAGGGCGCGGCCACCGCGACGGCTGAACTCGCGCATTCGGTGCACGTCGAGGTGCAAGGCCTGTCGCCGGGCCGCCCGTACTGGTACCGCTTCACGGCCGGCGGCGCGCGCAGCCCCGTCGGCCGCACGCGCACCGCACCTGCCGACACCGACGAAGCCTCGCAACCACTGCGCTTCGCGTTCGCGTCCTGCCAGCACTACGAACAGGGCTACTACGCCGCCTACCGCGACATGGCTGCGCAGCCGCTCGACTTTGTCGTGCACCTGGGCGACTACATCTACGAGAGCTCCCGTACTTCGCATCAGGTGCGGCGTCACGAGGGCGGCATCCCCACGCAACTGCCCCAGTTCCGCGACCGCTACGCGCTCTACAAGACCGACCCGCAGCTGCAGGCCGCACACGCCGCCTTCCCCTGGCTCGTGACCTGGGACGACCACGAGGTGGCCAACGACTACACCAATGACGTGTCGCCACGCACCATCGACCCCGCGCAGTTCCTCGCGATCCGCGCGGCCGCCTACCAGGCCTGGTACGAGCACATGCCCGTGCCCACCAGCATGCGCCCGCGCGGCGCCGATGCCACCATCTACGGCCGCCATCGCTTCGGTCGCATGCTCGACGTGCTGCTGACCGACGGGCGCCAGTACCGCTCGCACCACGCCTGCCTCGCGGGCCGCAGCGCCTCGCCGCTGGCCGATTGCCCTGACCGGCTCGCCCCCGAGCGCAGCTTCTTCGGCGCGGCGCAGGAGGCATGGCTCGCGCGCGAGCTTGCCGCGCCACCCGCGCGCTGGACCGTGCTCGCGCAGCCCACGCTGCTCGCCGAGGCCGACCGCAAGCGCGGCCCTGAGCACGGCTACTGGATGGACGGCTGGGACGGTTACGTCGCGGCCCGCGCGCGCCTGCTCGACGGCCTGGCCGCGCACAAGTCGCGCGGCGGCAACGCGCTGGTCGTCAGCGGCGACGTGCACGCCTTCTGGGCCGCCGACCTGCGGCGCGAGGCGCAGCAAGGGCCGGTGGTGGCCACCGAGTTCGTCGGCGGCGCCATTACCTCCGAAGGGCCGGGCGCCGCCAGCGTGGCGAACATGCTCGCGAAGAACCCGCACCTGCGCTACGGCCGGGCCGACAAGCGCGGCTATGCGCTGATGACGCTCGACGCGCGCGGCTGCGCGGTCGAGTTCCGCGCGGTGGACGACGAAAAGGCGGCCGATTCGCCGGTCGGCCCCATGGCCTGCTTCTCGGTCGAGCGCGGCGCGCCCGGCGTGCACGCCGAAAGCACCTGAAACGGCCACTCGCCTGCAGGATTACGCGGCCGTGTCTATGATGGCCGCCGCCCTTTCCTCACCCTCGCAGAGCGAAAACACCATGAGCATTCCCACCACCCGTCTCGGCCGCACGGGCCTCACCGTGTCCCGCCTCGCCCTCGGCACCATGACCTTCGGCCTGCAGACCGACGAGACGGTATCGCACCAGATCCTCGACAAGGCTGCCGAAGGCGGCATCAACTTCCTCGACACCGCCGACGTGTACCCGCTCGGCGGCACCGTCGAAACCACCGGCCGCACCGAAGAAATCATCGGCCGCTGGCTGCAGAAGCAGGGCCCCACGGGCCGCCGCCGTTTCGTCGTCGCCACCAAGGCGGTCGGCAAGGTCGGCCCCAACAGCTGGGACCAGGGCGCGTCGCGCAAGCACCTGCTGGACGCCATCGACGCCTCGCTCAAGCGGCTGCAGACCGACCACGTCGATCTGTACCAGCTGCACAGCGACGACCGCGAGACGCCGCTCGAAGAAAGCCTGGAGGCGCTCGACGTCATCGTGAAGTCGGGGCGAGCGCGCTACATCGGCGTGTCGAACTTCCTGGCCTATCGCTTGGCGCGCGCGCTGGGCAAGGCCGAGCTGCACAAGCTCACGCGGTACGTGTCGGTGCAGCCGCGCTACAGCCTGCTGTTCCGCGAGATCGAACGCGAGCTGCTGCCGCTGGTTGGCGAGGAAGGGCTGGGCGTGATTCCCTACAACCCGCTGGCAGGCGGCCTGCTGACCGGCAAGTACAAGCCGGGAGCGAAGCCGGAAGAGAACACCCGCTTCACGCTCGGCACCGCGGGCAACATGTACCAGGACCGCTACTGGAACGAGCGCAGCTTCAACACTGTGACGCAGCTGCACAAGCTGGCGGACGAGGCCGGTGTTCCGCTGGCGACATTGGCCGTGGCGTGGGTGATGGCGAATCCGCTGATCACCGCGCCGCTGCTCGGCGCGAGCCGGCCCGACCAGCTCGACGCGACGCTGGCTGCCGCCGAGTACAAGCTCGATCCGGCGCTCAAGCAGAAGCTCGACGAGCTGACCGCCGAGTACCGCAAGGGCGACGCCCCGCGCTGACAACCTGAAACTGTCAGAACTGTCAGTTAACCGACAGCGAGGGGTTTGATGAGGGTGCCTAGAGTGCCCTCATCATGGTTCTTCCCGACGTACCTCCTCTCTCGCGCGCGGTCCTCGCGCTGGCCGTCATGGTCCTCGCAGGCTGCGCTGTCGGCCCCGACTACGTCCGCCCGCAGATGGACGTGCCGGTCGCCTACAAGGAAACCGGCGGCCCCTGGAAAACCGCTGCCCCGCAGACCATCGACGCCAACCACCCCTGGTGGGATGCCTACGGCGACAGCACCCTCAGCGCGCTGATCGTGCAGGCCAACACGGCCAACCAGAACATCCGCGTCGCCGAGGCCCAGTACCGCGAGGCGCAGGCCATCACAGCGGCGGCGCGCGCCAACTTCTTCCCGACCGTCGGCATCAACGCCGGTGCCACCCGTGCGCAGTCGAACAGCACCGGCACCGTCAAGCTAGGCACTACCGACACCCTCGGCCTCGCTGCAAGCTGGGAGCCCGACATCTGGGGCGCGGTGCGCCGCTCGGTCGAGGCCGGCAGCGCGAGCGAGCAGGCCAGCGCCGACGACCTCGCAGGCGCGCGGCTCAGCATTCAGACCACGCTCGCGCAAGACTATTTGCAGATCCGCGTGATCGACCTGCAGCGCGACCTGTACGCCAGTACCACCACCGCCTATGCCAAGGCGCTCGAACTCACGCAGCACCAGTACGCGGCCGGCACCGTGCTGCGCTCCGATGTGGCACTGGCTGAGAGCCAGCTCAAGACGGCGCAGGCCCAGGCCGTGGACCTCGACGCCCAGCGCGCCCTGCTCGAACACGCCATCGCGGTGCTGACGGGGCAGGCGCCTGCGTCGTTCTCGCTGCCGCCGCTCGAATCGGCGTCGCAGGCGCCCACGGCCGAAACATTTTCTTCAGCCGCTGCATTGCGCGTGCAGCTCCCGGTCACGCCCACGGGCCTGCCTTCTGAATTGCTCGAACGCCGTCCCGACATCGCCGGCGCCGAGCGCCGCGTGCAGGCGGCCAACGCCAACATCGGCGTGGCCAAGGCCGCGTACTTCCCGCAGATCGTGCTCAGCGCCAGCGGCGGCTTCAGCGCTGCCAGCCTGTCCACGCTCTTCAACACGCCCAGTCGCGTGTGGTCGCTCGGCGCGGCGCTGGCGCAGACCGTGTTCGACGGCGGCTTGCGCAAGGCGCACACCGACCAGGCCGTGGCTACCTACGACGCCTCGGTCGCGCAATACAAGCAGACCGTGCTCGGCGGCTTCCAGCAGGTCGAAGACAACCTTGCCACCCTGCGCGTGCTCGACAGCGAATCCGCCCTGCAGGCCGATGCGGTGCGCGCCGCGCAACTCGCCGAGCGGCTGGCCCTGAGCCAGTACCGCGCCGGCACTGCCACCTATCTCAGCGTGGTGACGGCGCAGACGCTCTCGCTCACCAACCAGCGCACCGCCGCGCAGGTGCTCGGCCGCCAGCTGGCCGCCAGCGTCTCGCTGATCGCGGCCACGGGCGGCGGCTGGAATGCCGCCGACGCTGTTGCCGCCGCTGCAGATGCCGCACAAAAGACTTCCGGAAATTGACGCCATGACGACGACCGCAGACACCACCACAACGCACCCCCTGTTCCAACGCCGCTCCACCTGGCTCGCGGCCGCCACGCTCGTGGTCGTGCTGGGCGGCGGCGCCTGGGCGCTCACCCACCAGGCCGCCAACGCAGCCAAGCCTGATACGCCCAAGACTCCGCCGGTGCAGGTGACCACCGCACGCGTCACGCCGCAGACCGTGCAGGTCTACCGCTCGGGCATCGGCACCGTCGCCTCGATGGCCACCGTTACCGTCAAGGCGCGCATCGACGGCCAGCTCGACAAGGTCGGTTTTGTCGAAGGGCAGGACGTGAAGGCCGGTCAGCTGCTCGCGCAGCTCGATCCGCGCACGCTGCAGGCCCAGCTCGCGCAGGCGCAGGCCACCAGGGCCAAGGACCAGGCCACGCTCGTCAATGCGCGCGCCGACCTCAAGCGCTACACCACGCTGCTCTCGCAAGACGCCGCCACGCAGCAGCAGGTCGATACGCAGAAGGCTCTCGTCAACCAGCTCGAAGCCACCGTGCAGAACGACGCCGCGCAGGTGCAATACGCCGAGGTGCAGCTGAGCTTCACGCGCATCTCGTCGCCCATGAACGGCCGCGTCGGCGCGCGGCTGGTGGACCCGGGCAACATCGTTCACGCGACCGATACCAGCGGCCTCGTCGTCATCAACCAGATCGACCCCATTGCCGTGCAGTTCACGCTGCCTGAAGACGCGGTGCAGGACATCAACCGCGTGCAGCAGCAAAGCGCGCAGCCGCTCTCCGTGGTGGCCTTTGATCGCAGTGGCGCGCAGATGCTGGGCACCGGCAAGCTGATCTTGCTGAACAACCAGATCGACACCACCAGCGGCACCGTGCAGCTCAAGGGCAGCTTCGCCAACCCGCAGCACACGCTGTGGCCCGGCCAGTACGTCAACGTGCGGCTGCAGCTCGACCGCCGGCCTGATTCGCTCACCGTGCCCGCAGCGGCAGTGCAGCGCGGACAGGACAACACCTACGTCTGGGTGGTCGACGCCGAGAACAAGGCCGAGAACGTGCCCGTGCACGTCGTGCAGATCGCCGACGGCACGGCAGTGATCGACAAGGGCCTGACGGCCGGCCAGCGCGTGGTGGTCGACGGCCAGTACAAGCTCAAGCCCGGCGTCACCATCGTCGAGCCACCGCCCGCTGCCAAGAGTGCAGATGGCAAAGATGGCAAGAAGGTCGCCAGCGGGAGCAGCAATTGAGCATCTCCGCCGCATTCATCAAGCGCCCCATCGGCACTACGCTGCTGGCGCTGGCCATCCTGCTGGTCGGTGCGGCGGTGTTTCCGCTGCTGCCGGTGGCGCCGCTGCCGCAGGTCGACTTTCCGACCATCCAGGTTTCGGCCAACCTGCCGGGCGCCAGTCCCGAGACCATGGCCTCCAACGTCGCACAGCCGCTGGAGCGGCAGTTCTCGCTGATCGCGGGGCTGTCGCAGATGACGTCCACCAGCGGCCTGGGCTCCACGCAGATCACGCTGCAGTTCGATCTCGACCGCAGCATCGACGCCGCCGCGCTCGACGTGCAGGCGGCCATCAACGCATCCACCGGCCAGCTGCCCGCCAACCTGCCGAGCCCGCCCACCTTCCGCAAGGTGAACCCGGCCGACGCGCCCATCCTGATTCTTTCGGTGCAGTCGAAGACGCTGCCGCTCACCGAGGTGAACGACTACGCCGACAACATCCTCGCGCAGCAGATCTCGCAGATCTCCGGCGTGGGCCTGGTCAACATCGGCGGCGTGCAGAAGCCGGCCGTGCGCATCCAGGTCGACCCGGCCAAGCTCGCCGCGCTGGGCCTGAGCCTGGAAGACGTGCGCACCGTGCTTGCCTCGGCCACCGTCAATGCGCCCAAGGGCACCATCGACGGGCCCAACCAGAGCTTTACCGTCTACACCAACGACCAGCTGCTGAAGGCGCAGCCATGGAACGACGTGGTGCTGGCCTACCGCAACGGCGCGCCCATTCGCGTGCGCGACCTGGGCGTGGCGGTCGATGGCCCCGAGAACGCCAAGATCGCCGGCTGGGCCTACGCAGGTGCCGCCGCGCCCGAGGGCAGCAACGTGCAGAACGGCCGCTCCATCGTGCTCGCCATCACCAAGCAGCCCGGCGCCAACGTCATCGAAACGGTAGACCGCATCAACGCCGCGCTGCCGCGGCTGAAGGCGTCGATTCCGCCCACGGTGGACGTCAACGCCATCATCGACCGCACGCAGACCATTCGCGCCTCGGTGAAAGACGTGGAGTTCACGCTGCTGCTGACCATCGCGCTCGTGGTGGCTGTGATCTTCGTGTTCCTGCGCAATGTGCCGGCCACGCTCATTCCCAGCGTGACCGTGCCGCTCGCGCTGCTGGGCACGGTGGCCGTGATGTACCTGCTGGGCTACAGCCTCGACAACCTCTCGCTCATGGCGCTGACCATCGCGGTCGGCTTCGTGGTGGACGACGCCATCGTGATGCTCGAGAACATCTACCGCTACGTCGAAGAGGGCATGTCGGCCGTCGAGGCCGCCTACAAGGGCGCGAGCGAAATCGGCTTCACCATCATCTCGATCTCGGTGTCGCTGGTGGCGGTGTTCATTCCGCTGCTGCTCATGGGCGGCATCGTGGGGCGCCTCTTCCGCGAGTTCGCGGTGACGGTCACGCTCACCATCGTGGTGAGCGTGGTCATCTCGCTCACGCTCACGCCCATGCTGTGCTCGCGCTTTTTGAAGAACGAGCACGGCAACAAGCACGGGCGCCTGTACCAGCTGTTCGAGCGCGGCTTCGACGCCATGCTCAACGGCTACAAGCGCGGGCTGCACGTGGTGCTCGATCACCAGTTCATCACGCTGATGGTGTTCATTGCCACGGTGGCCGCCACCGGCGTGCTGTTCGCGATCATCCCGAAAGGTTTCTTCCCGCAGCAGGACACCGGCTTCATCTCGGGCTTTGCCGAATCGGCTCAAGACGCATCCTTCGCGTCGATGAACGCCCGCATGCTCGAGCTGGCCGACGTGGTGCGCAAGGACCCTGACGTAACCGGCTTCGGCATGAACGGCAGCTCGTCCACCTACAACACCGGCAACTTCTTCATCAGCCTCAAGCCGAAGGACGAAGGCCGCACCGCCACCGCCGACGAGATCATCACGCGCCTGCGCCCGCAGCTCGCCAAGGTGCAGGGCGTGAACCTGTTCCTGCAGGCCGGGCAAGATATTCGCGTGGGCGGACGCGCCTCGCGCACGCAGTACCAATACACGGTGACCGACGCGAACCTCGACGAGCTCAACACCTGGGCGCCCCAGTTGCTCGCGCGCTTCAAGCAACTGCCCGAAATTACCGACCTGGCCTCCGACCAGCAGAACGCCGCGGCTTCCGCCGTGCTCACCATCGACCGCGACCGCGCGTCGAGCTTCGGCATTTCTCCGGCCACCATCGACGCCACGCTGTACGACGCCATCGGCCAGCGCCAGGTGGCGCAGTACTTCACGCAGCTCAACAGCTACCACGTGGTGCTGGAGGTAACGCCCGAGCTGCAGCAGGACCCGGCGCTGTTCAGCAAGCTGTACCTCAACTCGCCGCTCACCGGCCAGCAGGTGCCGCTGTCGAGCTTCGTGAAGGTGGACACCAGCAAGACGGCCTACCTGTCGATCAGCCACCAGGGGCAGTTCCCGGCGGTGACCATCTCGTTCAACCTCGCGCCGGGCCATGCGCTGGGCGATGCGGTGAACGCCATCAACAAGGCGCAGGCCGAGATGGGGCTGCCGCAGTCGCTCACCGGTTCGTTCCAGGGAACGGCGCAGGCCTTTCAAGATTCGCTGGCCTCGCAGCCTTACCTGATCGCGGCTGCGCTGGTGGCGGTGTACATCGTGCTGGGCCTGCTGTACGAGAGCTACATCCACCCGCTCACCATTCTGTCGACGCTGCCCTCGGCCGGCGTGGGAGCCTTGCTGATACTGATGGCGGGCGGCTACGACCTGAGCGTGATCGCGCTGATCGGCATCATCCTGCTGATCGGCATCGTGAAGAAAAACGGCATCATGATGATCGACTTTGCGCTCAAGGCCGAGCGCGAGCAGGGCATGTCGCCGCACGACGCCATCTACCAGGCCTGCCTGCTGCGCTTCCGCCCGATCATGATGACCACCATGTGCGCGCTGCTCTCGGGCCTGCCGCTGATGCTGGGCCACGGTTCGGGCTCCGAGCTGCGCCGGCCGCTGGGCTACGCGATGGTCGGCGGGCTGATACTCTCGCAGGCACTCACCCTGTTCACCACCCCGGTGGTCTACCTGTACCTCGACCGTGCCCACTACTGGTACATGAACCGCAAGGAAGCGCGCAAGGCCCGCAAGGCAGCGAAGGAAGGCAAGGCCCCGGTGCCGGCCGAGGCGCACTGATGAGCACCGGCTGACACCACGGACAGGGACGGAGACAGAGACAAAAAAGCCATGAAGATCCTGATAGTCGAAGACGAGCTGAGAACCGCGGACTACCTCTCCAAGGGGTTGACCGAGCAGGGCTGCGCCGTCGACATGGCGCACAACGGCATCGACGGCCAGCACCTGGCGCTCACACACGACTACGACGTGATCGTGCTCGACGTGATGCTGCCGGGGCAGGACGGCTTCTCGGTGCTGCGCGCGCTGCGTGCCGTGAAGCAGACGCCGGTCATCATGCTCACCGCGCGCGACAGCGTGGAAGACCGCATCAAGGGCCTGCACGAAGGCGCGGACGACTACCTCGTCAAGCCCTTTTCGTTTCTTGAACTGCTGGCGCGGCTGCAGGCGCTGAACCGGCGTGGCCGCAAGCAGGAGCCGATGCAGCTGCGCATTGCCGACCTGCAGATCGACCTGCTCGCGCGCAAGGCTTCTCGTGGCAGTGGTGGTGGCAGCACGCGCATCGACCTCACGGCCAAGGAGTTTGCGCTGCTCGCCGTGCTGGCAAGGCGCCAGGGCGAAATTTTGTCGAAGACCGCCATCGCCGAGCTGGTGTGGGACATGAACTTCGACAGCAACACCAACGTGGTCGAGGTGGCCATCAAGCGGCTGCGCGACAAGATCGACGTGCCCTTCAGCCCCAAGCTGCTGCACACCATCCGCGGCATGGGCTACGTGATGGAAGTGCGCGACGGCGACAGCAACACCGCCGAGGGGGAGGGCGCGGCACCGTGAAGCGCTCGATCACCGCGCGGCTGGTCATCATGTTCGCCGCGGCGGCGCTCGCGACCTTTGCGCTGACCGGCTTCGCGCTGCACAGGGTGCTGATTCGCGAGCTTGACCGGCACCAGTACGAAGAGCTCGACACCACGCTCAAGAGCCTGCAGTTCTGGATCAAGGCCATCGACACCCCCGAGCGCTGGACCCGCGTGCAGGCGCGCATGGACGCGCTCACGCCGGAGGACGGCAGCGTGCGCTTCTGGGTGCTCAGCGACGATCCGCGCTTCCAGTACGGCAAGGGCCTGGCCGAAATCGACGGCCTCACGCGCGAGGCCAACGGCCACACCAGCAGCGTCGTGCTGCCGGGGCAGGAGAGGCCGTTTCGCACGCTGTCCGTGCACATCGAGCCCCACGCGCAGCGGCCGGCCGTGCGGCTGATCGTCGGGCGCAACACCGAGCCCTATGCGCGCACGCGCCAGACCTTTCTGACCGCGCTGGCCGCGCTCGGGCTGGGGTCGGCGCTGGTGGTGGCCATTGCCGGCTACTGGATCGCGCGCGTGGGCCTGCGGCCGCTGGAGCGGCTTTCGGCCGAGGCGCAGGCGCTGCGGCCCAAGACCTTGTCGCAGCGGCTGCAGTCGGGGGGAGCCCTGCCGGTCGAGCTCTCGGCGCTGGCCGAGGCCTTCAACGGCGCACTGAACCGGCTCGAAGAAGCCTACGGCCAGCTCGAATCGTTCAACGCCGACGTGGCGCACGAACTGCGCACTCCGCTGGCCAACCTCATCGGCAGTACGCAGGTAGCGCTGTCGCGCCAGCGCAGCGCGGGCGAGTTTCAAGAAGTGCTGCAGGCCAACCTCGAAGACCTGGAGCGGGTGCGCTCCATCGTCAACGACATGCTGTTCCTCGCGCGCGCCGACCGCGGCGAAGTGGCGACCGGGCTGGTGCTCACGCCGGTGGCGCAGGAAGTGCGCAAGACCATCGAGTTCTTCGAGTTCGTGCTCGACGAGACGCGTGCGCAGGTCGCCATCGAGGGCGACGTGCTGGCCGAGGCACGGCTTGAAAGCGCGCTGTTTCGCCGCGCCATGTCGAACCTGCTGCAGAACGCCATCGAGCATTCGAAGCCCGGCGCGCAGATTGCCGTGACGCTGCGCGAAGAGGCCGTCTCGACGTGGATCACCGTGTCGAACCCCGGCGAGCCCATCGACGAGCAGCACTTGCAGCACCTGTTCGACCGGTTCTACCGCGTCGATGCCGCGCGCAACGACGGCGGCGAGCACCACGGCCACGGGCTGGGGCTGGCCATCGTGAAGGCGGTGGCGAGCATGCACGGAGGCCAGGTGAGCGCATCGAGCGAAGGCGGCCTGAACACCTTTGGTTTCAGCGTGGCGCGCCCCCCTGAAAAACTCGCTGGCTGAAGCCACCTGCCAATGGCCTGTGCCCAGTACGTTCTTGGGCCATGCCCGAGAATCGCGGTTCGCATGAACCGCACGCAACCACCGCAAATTCTTCCGGCATCCGGACAAGGGCAGCCATGGCGCAGCTGATGTCCTTGCTTGTGCAGAACGCGATCCTGGTGGTGTTTGCCGCCAGTTTTGCTGCACGCCTCGGACTGCCCGTGCCGGCGGCTGCGGTGCTGGTGGTGACGGGCGCGCTGCTGGCGGCGGGCGATGTCTCGGTGCCCGGCGTGGTGGCGGCTGCGGTCGTCGCCAACCTGCTGGGCGACGGTGCGTGGTTCTATGCCGGGCGGCGCTTCGGCTATCGTTTCATGCGCCTGCTGTGCCGCATCTCGCTGTCGCCCGACACCTGCGTGCGGCGCGGCGAATCGCTCATTACCGACTGGGGTGGCATGTCGCTCGTGGCCGCCAAGTTCGTGCCGGGCGTGTCGGTGGTGGCGCCGCCCATGGCGGGGGCGCTGGGCATGTCGGTGCGGCGCTTCATCGGCTTCGACATTGGCGCAGCGCTGGTCTGGACGGGCCTCTTCCTGGGGCTGGGCTGGGTGTTCCGCAACCAGATCCAGGAAGTGCTGGCCGTCATGGCGCAGGCCGGCGGCATTGCCACGGCCGCGCTGGCGGTGCTGTTGCTGGTGATCCTTGCGGTGCGCTACTGGCGCCGGCGGGCCTTCATGCGGCTCACGGGCATGCCGCGCATCTCGGTGGAAGAGTTGCACGAACTGCTGAGCGGGGAAGAGCCGCCGCTGGTGATCGACGTGCGCGGCCAGGCCGGCATGCAGGTCGACCCGCGCCGTATTCCGGGCGCAGAGGCGTACACGCTCAAGGCGCTGCAGCAGCGCAGCCTCGACCTGTCGCATGCCTCCGGGCGCGTCGTGGTGCTGTACTGCAACTGCCCCAACGAGGTGTCGGCCGCGCAGGCTGCACGCGTGCTGCTGGCGCGCGGTGCGCGGCGGGCCCTGCCGCTGACCGGTGGGCTCGACGCATGGGTGGCCTCGGGCCGGCCCACCAGCGTGGACTGACCTCGCGCCTGCAGAAATCGGCCCTGCGTGCTAAGGTGCCCGGGCTTCGGGTTAACCCCTAAGCCCACCCCCCTTCGCAACTGGCAACCGGGACTCCTCGTGTCTTCTTCCGCTCCCACAGCCTCTCCGGCCGCTTCGACCGCAACAGGCCTCACGCCCGCGCTCACGCTGGTCTTCGCCATCGCCTGCGGCCTGTGCGTGGCCAACATCTACTACGCCCAGCCGCTGATCGGCCCCATCTCCGACACGCTGCAGCTGCACGCCGGGCTGGCCGGCCTGATCATGACGCTCACCCAGCTCGGCTACGGCGCCGGCCTTCTGCTGCTGGTGCCGCTGGCCGACGTGGTCGAGAACCGCAGGCTCATCGTCGGCGCGCTGTTCGGCGCGGTCGTCGGGCTGGTGGGCATTGCGCTCTCGGACTCGGCCGTTACCTTCCTGGCTGCCTCCTTCGTGGTTGGCACATGCGCGGTTGCGGCGCAGGTGCTGTTGCCCTTCGCCTCGCACCTCGCGCCGGAGGCCACGCGCGGCAAGGTGGTCGGCAACATCATGGCCGGGCTGCTGGGCGGGATCATGCTGGCGCGGCCCTTTGCCAGCGTGGTGGCATCGGCGCTGGGCTGGCGCGCGGTGTTCTGGCTGTCGGCCGTGCTGATGGCCACCCTCATCGCCGTGCTGTGGCGCGTGCTGCCGCAGCGGCAGCCGCATGCCTCGGTGGGCTACGCGCGCACCATGGCGTCGCTCCCCGGTA
This is a stretch of genomic DNA from Variovorax paradoxus. It encodes these proteins:
- a CDS encoding efflux RND transporter permease subunit — protein: MSISAAFIKRPIGTTLLALAILLVGAAVFPLLPVAPLPQVDFPTIQVSANLPGASPETMASNVAQPLERQFSLIAGLSQMTSTSGLGSTQITLQFDLDRSIDAAALDVQAAINASTGQLPANLPSPPTFRKVNPADAPILILSVQSKTLPLTEVNDYADNILAQQISQISGVGLVNIGGVQKPAVRIQVDPAKLAALGLSLEDVRTVLASATVNAPKGTIDGPNQSFTVYTNDQLLKAQPWNDVVLAYRNGAPIRVRDLGVAVDGPENAKIAGWAYAGAAAPEGSNVQNGRSIVLAITKQPGANVIETVDRINAALPRLKASIPPTVDVNAIIDRTQTIRASVKDVEFTLLLTIALVVAVIFVFLRNVPATLIPSVTVPLALLGTVAVMYLLGYSLDNLSLMALTIAVGFVVDDAIVMLENIYRYVEEGMSAVEAAYKGASEIGFTIISISVSLVAVFIPLLLMGGIVGRLFREFAVTVTLTIVVSVVISLTLTPMLCSRFLKNEHGNKHGRLYQLFERGFDAMLNGYKRGLHVVLDHQFITLMVFIATVAATGVLFAIIPKGFFPQQDTGFISGFAESAQDASFASMNARMLELADVVRKDPDVTGFGMNGSSSTYNTGNFFISLKPKDEGRTATADEIITRLRPQLAKVQGVNLFLQAGQDIRVGGRASRTQYQYTVTDANLDELNTWAPQLLARFKQLPEITDLASDQQNAAASAVLTIDRDRASSFGISPATIDATLYDAIGQRQVAQYFTQLNSYHVVLEVTPELQQDPALFSKLYLNSPLTGQQVPLSSFVKVDTSKTAYLSISHQGQFPAVTISFNLAPGHALGDAVNAINKAQAEMGLPQSLTGSFQGTAQAFQDSLASQPYLIAAALVAVYIVLGLLYESYIHPLTILSTLPSAGVGALLILMAGGYDLSVIALIGIILLIGIVKKNGIMMIDFALKAEREQGMSPHDAIYQACLLRFRPIMMTTMCALLSGLPLMLGHGSGSELRRPLGYAMVGGLILSQALTLFTTPVVYLYLDRAHYWYMNRKEARKARKAAKEGKAPVPAEAH
- a CDS encoding heavy metal response regulator transcription factor; its protein translation is MKILIVEDELRTADYLSKGLTEQGCAVDMAHNGIDGQHLALTHDYDVIVLDVMLPGQDGFSVLRALRAVKQTPVIMLTARDSVEDRIKGLHEGADDYLVKPFSFLELLARLQALNRRGRKQEPMQLRIADLQIDLLARKASRGSGGGSTRIDLTAKEFALLAVLARRQGEILSKTAIAELVWDMNFDSNTNVVEVAIKRLRDKIDVPFSPKLLHTIRGMGYVMEVRDGDSNTAEGEGAAP
- a CDS encoding heavy metal sensor histidine kinase; protein product: MKRSITARLVIMFAAAALATFALTGFALHRVLIRELDRHQYEELDTTLKSLQFWIKAIDTPERWTRVQARMDALTPEDGSVRFWVLSDDPRFQYGKGLAEIDGLTREANGHTSSVVLPGQERPFRTLSVHIEPHAQRPAVRLIVGRNTEPYARTRQTFLTALAALGLGSALVVAIAGYWIARVGLRPLERLSAEAQALRPKTLSQRLQSGGALPVELSALAEAFNGALNRLEEAYGQLESFNADVAHELRTPLANLIGSTQVALSRQRSAGEFQEVLQANLEDLERVRSIVNDMLFLARADRGEVATGLVLTPVAQEVRKTIEFFEFVLDETRAQVAIEGDVLAEARLESALFRRAMSNLLQNAIEHSKPGAQIAVTLREEAVSTWITVSNPGEPIDEQHLQHLFDRFYRVDAARNDGGEHHGHGLGLAIVKAVASMHGGQVSASSEGGLNTFGFSVARPPEKLAG
- a CDS encoding VTT domain-containing protein, yielding MSLLVQNAILVVFAASFAARLGLPVPAAAVLVVTGALLAAGDVSVPGVVAAAVVANLLGDGAWFYAGRRFGYRFMRLLCRISLSPDTCVRRGESLITDWGGMSLVAAKFVPGVSVVAPPMAGALGMSVRRFIGFDIGAALVWTGLFLGLGWVFRNQIQEVLAVMAQAGGIATAALAVLLLVILAVRYWRRRAFMRLTGMPRISVEELHELLSGEEPPLVIDVRGQAGMQVDPRRIPGAEAYTLKALQQRSLDLSHASGRVVVLYCNCPNEVSAAQAARVLLARGARRALPLTGGLDAWVASGRPTSVD
- a CDS encoding MFS transporter: MSSSAPTASPAASTATGLTPALTLVFAIACGLCVANIYYAQPLIGPISDTLQLHAGLAGLIMTLTQLGYGAGLLLLVPLADVVENRRLIVGALFGAVVGLVGIALSDSAVTFLAASFVVGTCAVAAQVLLPFASHLAPEATRGKVVGNIMAGLLGGIMLARPFASVVASALGWRAVFWLSAVLMATLIAVLWRVLPQRQPHASVGYARTMASLPGIVWNTPLLRRRGFYQGMMFSGFQAFWTAVPLALVHEFGMGQRGIALFALAGAAGALMAPLAGRLADRGLTRPATGAAIVVALLSFVLGAIAMHYHSLAGLVAAGILLDGAVQLCQVLNFRSLFMLAPELRGRLNGLFMTFIFICAAVASGIAAAVYAFHGWSGLCLLGGGYVLLALLYYATEFRQQPSAVAVGR